The genomic stretch GTAGGTGTGCATCAGGCGGCCCTGCCCGACGGCGGCCAGCAGCTGCTTTTCCGCCAGGGTCCGGTCGCGGGGCGGGAACCCCAGGGCCTCCCACCCGGCCAGCACGGCGCCGCTGGTGACGAGCACGACCTCGTGCCCGGCTTCGCGGGCGGCGGCCAGGGTGCGGATCAGGTCCACCATGCGGGGGCGGTGCAGGCGATCCGTGCCTGCCGTGAGGACGCTGGTACCGAGTTTCAGGACGACGCGCACGCGTCCCAGGATACGGGCGCGTTCCGTGTGACCGGGGCGGGCTGTGCAGTCCGGACCGGGTCACCCCCGGCGGGGAGGTGCGCGGGATGCGGCACACTGGGCGGGTGCCACGCGCCGCTCTTTCCTTCCTCCTGCTGACTCTGGCGGGTTTCGCGTCCGCCCAGACCTCGCCCGATCCGCTGGGGCCGCTGCGGGGCGTGCAGCTATTCCTGGCCGCCTTTCAGCCGCCCGCCACCGAGGGGTCGCTGCTGGCCACGGCGCGCCGCGAGGCGCTGGACTGGACCGCCACGCAGAACCTGTTCGCGGCGCAGGTCACGGACGGACCGAACCGGTTCCTGGACTGGCGGGGCAGCGCGGTCACGGGCGGCGGGCTGGTCTTCACGACGCTGCGCGCCGCGACGTACCCGCAGGGCAGCCGGGCGCTGCTGGTCCTGAACCGCGAGTGGTGCCGGGCGGGGACGTGCCAGCAGCGCACCACGTTCGGCTGGCTGGACGCCCGGGGCCTGAAGGCCGCGGCCGAGGCGGACGTGATCCAGGTGATCCGCGACGCGGACTTCCTGACCGGCGCCGTCCCTGCGTGCCTGCGCGGCGTGATGCTGGGCGTGCAGTACGTCCCGTCGCGTCGGGGGCCGACCCTGGCGATCCTGCCGGTCGTGCCGGACGCGGCCCGGCGCGCGTGCGAGGCAGCGGGCGTGAATCTCACGGCGACGCTGCGGACGCTGCGCATGGCGTGGGTGGCGGGCGCCGGGAAGTTCCGCTGGTGACCCCAGGGGCCGCGGCCGTCTCGGCGCCCGGCAGGGCAGGCACCCCCGGCTGCCACAGCGCCGGGGGTGCCTTCTGAATGGATTCAGCTGCGGTCAGCCCGAACGGGGTCCGGTCAGACGGCGTTCGCGCGGGCGTCCTGCGCGGCCAGCTGCTCGACCACGCCGCGCAGGGCGAGTTCGAACTCGGCGCGGTACTCGCCGGGCAGTTCCTCGCGGGGCTGGCCGGTCTGGGCGTCCAGGCCGGGCAGGGACTCCTTGAACTGCTGCCAGCCGATCGCCAGGGCGTACAGGTGGCGCAGCAGCCGCAGGGTGACGGGCGGGCTGTAGGGCATGTGCTGCACGAGGCGGCGCAGCTGCGCGTCCAGTTCACGGCGGAACTCCAGGCCCAGTTCTGGGCGGACGTTGCGCTCGAGGACCGTGCCGAGCAGCACGAGCAGGCGGCGCAGGGGCGTGAGGCTGTCGGCCGAGTCGAGCAGCACGTCGGTCACCTGCTGCGGCGTGCGGGGCTGCCGTTCGATCAGCAGGTCGCTGGTGCGGGCGATCCACTGCCCGAGGTGCTCGCTGAGCAGCGCCAGGAACAGTTCTTCTTTCGTGTCGAAGTACAGGTACAGCGTGCCCTTGGCGAGTTTGGCCTCGCGGGCGACCTGGTTCATGCTGAGTTCGGCGTAGGTGGTGGTGGTCCACAGGCGCTCGGCGGCACGCAGGATGTCGTCGCGGCGCTGGTTCTTTTCCTCGGCGCTGCGTGCGCGGGCGGGTCGGATGGTCTCGGAGGGCATCAGGCTAGACCATAGCTTTGTGAGTTTTCTGACGCTGTGAAGCACTTCACGGTATCCTCCCCCAGGGGGTCAAGGACACCCCCAGATGCCCCCATCACGTCAGGGAACGCTATGCTGGGCGGGATGCCCTCCCATACGGGAAGCGGCCCGCTTCGCGACCCCGCCCCCACTCAAGGACCCCTGTCCGCTGGACCCGACGATGACTGATCCCCTCCCCCACCCCCTGGCGCTGCCGGGGAAACCCCGCGCGGACCAGGTGACCCGGCAGGTCCGCGCCGATCTGAGCAGCTGGGATTTCCAGCCTCACCTCGTGAGTGTCCTGGCGTCCGGCGACCCGGCCAGCCGCGTGTACGTGGACAGCAAGGCCCGGCAGGCCAAACGTCTGGGCGTGCGTTTCACCGTGCGCGACCTGGGCGCGCAGACCACCCAGGAAAAGCTGCACGCGACGCTTCACGCGCTGTCCAGCGATCCGGACGTGCACGGCATCATGCTGGAGTTGCCGCTGGCCACGCCACTGGACGCGGACGCCGCGCTGCTGCACCTGACCGCCCGCAAGGACATCGAGGGCCTGAGCCCCGCGAACCTCGCCCTGATCGCCGCCGGGCGCGAGAGCGAGGCGCTGCTGCCACCCACGCCCCGCTCGATCCGCTTCCTGCTGCGCGAGGCGCTGGGCGACGACCTGCGCGGCGCGCGGGTGGCCGTGATCGGGCCGGGCCGCACGGTGGGCCGCCCGCTGACGTTCATGCTGAACAACCGCGGCGTGACCGTCACGCTGTGCAACGAACACACCCGCGACCTGGGCGGCGTGCTGGCCGCGCAGGACGCCGTGGTGATCGCCGTGGGCCGCGCGGGGCTGCTGCGCGCACAGCACGTCCAGCCGCGTCATGTGGTGATTGATGCCGGGATCAACGTGCCAGCGGACGGCAGCGGCGTGGTGGGCGACGCGCAGGCGAACCTGCCGGTGCGCGCCCAGACGCCCGTGCCCGGGGGCGTGGGCCCGCTGACGAGCGCGCTGATGTACCAGAACCTCGTGCGCGCCGTGAAGTTGCAGCGCGGCGAACCGGTCGAGTAACTGCTGAACGCCGGTGGGACACCCGGGCGGCCAGCCCACGGGTGCCCACCGGCGTTCACTCCTGCGGGCGCCTCTCCAGAGCGATCTGGACCTCGGTCGGCGTGAAACCCACGCTCTGATACAGGCGCTGCGCGTGGTAGTCCGGGTCGGCCACGATGACCAGCGTGCGGGTGCCCAGGTGCTCGCGCGCCCACTCGCCCGCGTGGTGAACCAGGGTGCCCGCCAGGCCGCGCGAGCGGGCGTCCGGGTGAGTCTCGACGCTCTG from Deinococcus soli (ex Cha et al. 2016) encodes the following:
- a CDS encoding bifunctional 5,10-methylenetetrahydrofolate dehydrogenase/5,10-methenyltetrahydrofolate cyclohydrolase, with the translated sequence MTDPLPHPLALPGKPRADQVTRQVRADLSSWDFQPHLVSVLASGDPASRVYVDSKARQAKRLGVRFTVRDLGAQTTQEKLHATLHALSSDPDVHGIMLELPLATPLDADAALLHLTARKDIEGLSPANLALIAAGRESEALLPPTPRSIRFLLREALGDDLRGARVAVIGPGRTVGRPLTFMLNNRGVTVTLCNEHTRDLGGVLAAQDAVVIAVGRAGLLRAQHVQPRHVVIDAGINVPADGSGVVGDAQANLPVRAQTPVPGGVGPLTSALMYQNLVRAVKLQRGEPVE
- a CDS encoding TetR/AcrR family transcriptional regulator — its product is MPSETIRPARARSAEEKNQRRDDILRAAERLWTTTTYAELSMNQVAREAKLAKGTLYLYFDTKEELFLALLSEHLGQWIARTSDLLIERQPRTPQQVTDVLLDSADSLTPLRRLLVLLGTVLERNVRPELGLEFRRELDAQLRRLVQHMPYSPPVTLRLLRHLYALAIGWQQFKESLPGLDAQTGQPREELPGEYRAEFELALRGVVEQLAAQDARANAV